In a single window of the Alosa sapidissima isolate fAloSap1 chromosome 18, fAloSap1.pri, whole genome shotgun sequence genome:
- the LOC121690155 gene encoding uncharacterized protein LOC121690155: MIGHISHAGQRPRLEVQEEMLYCVQHKHHRSQFSMMNPLHDHQCCLLLFFLFVQVHFLAGTNVDFRVLQSPPNLTLSKGETAEMKCSWNGPKNISRKGSWYKDKTIEKISSISKRTIILSQNNSSTLVIHNVSSNDSGLYVCKVIQDIPKLITNFGKGTQLTVNSQTKTSTENQEGVENPENDKNGLPLQLTVSLAVVVGLLVFSAPFIICRLKRAGNNVIREAPIESEEHREEVESSSNSSRGSTQWVSRGWKLFGSKLSGQYSHCASAYS, encoded by the exons ATGATTGGACATATCAGCCATGCGGGACAGAGACCACGGCTG GAAGTTCAGGAGGAAATGTTGTATTGTGTACAGCATAAACACCACAGGTCTCAGTTCTCAATGATGAACCCCCTGCATGACCACCAGTGCTGCCTGCTCCTGTTCTTTCTGTTTGTACAAG TGCATTTTCTTGCAGGCACAAATGTGGACTTCAGAGTTTTACAATCACCACCCAATTTAACTCTTTCCAAGGGAGAGACTGCAGAAATGAAATGCTCTTGGAATGGGCCAAAAAACATCAGCCGAAAGGGAAGCTGGTATAAAGATAAAACGATTGAGAAGATTTCCTCAATCTCCAAGAGGACAATTATCTTATCTCAAAACAACTCATCAACCCTGGTCATTCACAATGTATCTAGTAATGATTCAGGTTTATATGTTTGTAAAGTTATCCAAGATATACCGAAACTCATTACAAACTTTGGAAAGGGAACACAATTAACAGTGAATTCACAAACTAAAA CCTCCACTGAGAACCAAGAGGGTGTTGAAAACCCTGAAAACGATAAAAATGGACTTCCACTTCAACTCACAGTGTCTTTGGCTGTTGTTGTCGGTCTACTGGTGTTCAGTGCTCCTTTTATTATCTGCAGATTAAAAAGAGCAG GAAATAATGTGATCAGGGAGGCACCCATCGAAAGTGAGGAGCACAGAGAAGAAGTTGAGTCCAGCTCTAACTCCTCCAGGGGTTCAACCCAGTGGGTAAGTCGAGGCTGGAAGTTATTTGGTAGTAAACTGTCAGGTCAATACTCACACTGTGCATCTGCATACAGTTGA